acCCAagactggcaggtgataagaagtggacACAGACTGGACATGGATCGGGAAGGGTGAAGGGGCAGTGGATTTTCAACTGGGAGATAACAGGGTGGGGAGAATCCATACCCACTCTAGactgtttttgctgtgtgtgtgtgtgtgtgtgtgtgtgtgtgtgtgtgtgtgttttacctgtTCTGTGGACGCCACACTGCTAGCCACCGTTCCCGTCTGTCCCTGTGGAAGCTCCATGTTGAGATccaacctaaacacacacacaaaccagtgTGAGGAAAGCATTATCTCATGGGGTAGGATGCTGGGAGCGTAGACTCTACCCCGGAGAGAGTGTAGTGTATTTCCTTACCCTGCTTCATCTGCCATCTCGTGCATCAGGGAGTCCACTTGGTTCTGAAATACACAAACTCAACGTTCACTTACGGACACGCGACACGAATCCACGCGTACGCGTCACGTCTTCGACCTTCTATTGTTTgcgtttgtgtgcgtgtgttaccTGCGGGGTCGTCAGTGTCGTGGTGCTGCTCATGGTGTCCTCCATATGTTGTGTCTGAACGTCCAGAGTCTCAAACTGCCGCTCGAATTTTTCCATCAGGCCTGAAATCTGATCGGAGAGGACAGCATGACCGTAATGAGACGGGGCAACAGCGACGCATCACACCGGGTTCCTTTCTTATTCTCGGTCTGTCTTACCTTCTCCAGGTTCATGCCCTTCAGAGTGGCGTCCATTCCTTTCACCACGCCCGCCATGGACTTGGTGACCTGCAGGGTGGAAAAGAAACAGATCAATCAGCGACAGGCAAAACCGTGTTCAGTTAATCGTCATCTTTGTTTGGTCGTGTGTGCTTACCTTGTTCATGGTGACTGCCGTCTGCACTCTCGCTGCCACAGCATCCACTCTCGCGCTCATTCTCAGAAAATTCACCGACTGGGTCTTCTGTCTGATGGCGTTCTCAGCGTGGATCCGAGCTACCTCCATGTTCCCCTTCTGAATCGCctgagaaaaacacacaca
The DNA window shown above is from Trichomycterus rosablanca isolate fTriRos1 chromosome 26, fTriRos1.hap1, whole genome shotgun sequence and carries:
- the chmp1b gene encoding charged multivesicular body protein 1b, whose translation is MPNMEQHLFNLKFAAKELQRNSKKCDKEEKAEKAKVKKAIQKGNMEVARIHAENAIRQKTQSVNFLRMSARVDAVAARVQTAVTMNKVTKSMAGVVKGMDATLKGMNLEKISGLMEKFERQFETLDVQTQHMEDTMSSTTTLTTPQNQVDSLMHEMADEAGLDLNMELPQGQTGTVASSVASTEQDELSQRLAKLRDQI